AGAGTTCCGCATCGTGCGGCCCGGCGGCGAGGTGCGCTGGGTGCATGCGCGGGCCTTTCCCGTGCGCGACGGAGACGGCAACGTCTACCGCGTGGCCGGGGTGGCCGAGGATGTCACCGCCCGCCGCAAGGCGGAAGAGGACATTCGCGCCTCGCTGCGCGAAAAGGAGATTCTGCTGCGCGAGGTGCACCACCGGGTCAAGAACAACCTGCAACTCATCGTCAGCCTGCTGAACTTGCAGGCGGCCTATGCCGACGGGGCCGCCGACCGCGAGCGGTTCATCGAAAGCCGCAACCGCGTGGCCTCCATGGCCCTGGCGCACGAGGAACTGTACCGCGCCAACGACCTGGCCAGCGTGAACGTTGCCGACTACGTGGAGCGGCTGGCGCGCAAGCTGGTGCAGGCGTCGGTGGATGCCGAGGTGGCACTGGCGCTGGACCTGCCGCCGCTGTACCTGCCGGTGTCGGCGGCCATCCCCTGCGGGCTGATTCTCAACGAACTGGTCACCAACGCCATCAAGCACGCCTTTCCCGGTAGGGACGCGGGGCGTATCGCCATAGCCGCCCGGCGTGAGGGACGGCAGGTGGAGGTGCGCGTCACCGACGATGGGGTGGGGCTGCCGGAAGGCTTCGACCCTGCCGGGGGTGCCACGCTGGGCATGCAGTTGGTGGGCAGCCTGGTGGCGCAACTGGGCGGGCGGCTGGAGGTGGCATCCGGTCCTGCGGGGGCCAGCTTTGTGGTGCGTTTCGAGGAAAACGAGGCCGAACCCTACGGGACGGAGGCGCCCGGTGCCCCCGATACGCAAGGCGTGCCGGGTGGAGCGGATGCGCGGGACCCGTTGCGGGCCTGGTCTGGACTGGCTGGCGAGTTCATCGGCCCGGACACCGAGTAGCGGACCGTCAGACCGCGAAACTGGCAGACCGCGAAACCGGCAGGCCACGAAACTGGCGGGCAACGGGACTGGCGGACTGGCGACCGTGCGCCCCGTTGCATTGGCGCGCTGGTGGCGGGTTGTCGGGTAGTGCGGCGGGTGCTCGCTGGGGATTTTGGGAGTTCTCACGCGCCGATCGCATGTGGAACGTTTTTTTAGCGTCAGTCCATGTACTTTTTTTCCCATTCACCCGGTTTTGCCTTGACTTGGCAAGCTGCCGGGCGGAACATGCCCTTGCACCGACCGGACGCTCAACGAGCGCCATACGGCCGATGCATGCCGAAATCTCCGTGCTGCGCCACATGGCGCGGGAGGCCAGGCCATGCGTTCACGCCGTGTCATGCCCGCCTTTCATCTTTCTTCCCTCTACGCCCATCGGACGCAGTCGTCCCTTTCTCCGGCCCAGTGCCGCATGTCCGTCACGCGGTACCGACTGGCGCGACTGGCCCGGCTGGCGCGCGCGGACCGCTTCGTTCCTCCCCCGGCCATCTCCGGACAGCCTCGCGTCCGTGCCGCCTGCAGGGCATCACGCCGGGCGGTCGCGTCCGCTTTCCGCCCCTTCCCGCTTCCCCATGCGGCGGGGCCGTCCCGTATCCAGTCATGCCGTATACATACCCCGTGCCGCTCCGGCGGCGCCCTGCAACGCGCCGCCATTTCCGCCTCGCGGGGTGCGGCACAAACCCGGTGGACGACGGAAGCCGCCTGCCGATCCTGTCGGGCCAGGCCCGAGGAGGCACCATGAGTTTCGCGGATATCGGTTCCATTGTCGGTGGTATCGTCGTGCTTGGACTCATTGGGTACTTCATGTATGTCAAGGTGTTGAAGCACTAGCGCAACACCGGACGCATCGAACGCATCGACCCGGCCACCAGCCCACCGGCCCACCGGCCAGCCCTGCCAGACCGACCGGCGTACCTGCCCCGCCGATGCCCATACCGGCGCCCTTCACCTGCGTGAAGGGCGCCGTTTTTAGTTGTGTAAAGAGAACGGTAGGTTGAAGTTGATCGTGATAATCAGCCACAAAAATGAAAAAATATTGTCACGATCCGGTGACGGGTGCTAGCGTTGGCGAATCCGTATTTTCCGCCCTTGCCGGTCGACTTTGGCCGGACAGGACGGGGAAGGGGCATTGACAGTGATTTTCGATATCAAATAAGGTGGCGAACCCGCACGGCACCGGGCTGGCGTGGATGCTGCCGGGCATGGGCTGAACATGGGCCGAACATGGGCCGAACATGGGCCGGACGCGTGACGGCGCACTCATCACAAGGAGACGGGAATGAACGAGAGCTACAAGTACGGGTTGTATTTCGTGGGCGGCGTGGCGCTGGGCGCCCTTGGCGCGGTGATGCTGGGCCGGGGCAAGTTCGACATCCGTCCTGCCATGGCCGACCTGCTGAGCCATGGCTTCGACCTGAAGGACAAGGCCTCTGCCTATGCGGAAACCGTGCGCGAGCATATGGAAGACATCGTGGCCGAGGCCGAGCACGTGCACAAGCAGCGCAAGGACGCCGCCGAAACCGCCGCGCCCGAAGCTGCCGAAGCCGCCAAGGCCTAGCCGGATCTGAACGAACAGGCTCCGGATCACCCTTCGACCAAATCCGCAACGGACGAGGCGCATGGACTATCGCATAGCACACGAACTGCCGGGGCGCCTGCGCCTGCGCTGCGCCCCCGGTTCGTTTTCCCAGGACCGGGCGCAGGACCTTGTGGCCCGCATCGTGGCCGTTGACGGCGTGGCAGAGGCGCACGCCACCGCCACCACCGGCAGCGTGCTGGTACGCTACGCCCGTCCCGCCGCGCGGGGCGAGGTGCTGGCCGTGGTGGACGGCTTTGTGGCCGGGGGCGCAGCGCGCCGTACGCCGGGCAGAAAGGCCGAGGCTTCCGAACACCCGGGCGGGGCGCGCGCGTCTGCGGACAGGTCACCGGAGAAGCCCGGCGGCAAGTCCGATGCCAAGGGTGGCCGGGGCAAGGGCAGGGCGGCAGGCATGTCTGCCGGTCCGTCATCGGGCAATGTCGGCCCTGCCGCCGTTGCTGCCCGCAAGGCGCGCGGCCCCATGGGGGCGCACCTGCCGCCGGGGGCTCCCGGCATGGCCGGTTTGCACGGCATGGCTCTGGACGGTGCAGCCCTGTCGGCTGGCGCGCCGGGCGTGGCCGGGTTGGGCGGACTGAACGGACTGGCCATGGCCGGTGCCGCGCCTGGCGCGGGCGGGTTGATCCGCTACCTGATCCTGCGCCCCTTCCTGCCGCGCATCGTGCGCATGGTTTCCGCCTTCTTCCGCGCGTTGCCCTTCCTGCTCAAGGGGGGGCGTTCGCTGGCATCGGGCCGTCTCAACGTGGACGTGCTGGACGCGGCGGCGCTGGGCATCTCGCTGGTGCGGGGCGATTTCCGCTCCGTGGGGCTGATCACCGCGCTGTTCGCCGTGGGCGAATTCCTGGAGGAATGGACCCGCAAGAAGTCGCGCGAAAGCCTGGCCGAAAGCCTGGCCATTGACGTGGACACCGTGTGGGTGAAGCGTGGCGAGGCAGAGGTGCAGGTGCCCCTTTCCGCCCTGGCCGACGACGACCTGGTGGTCGTGCGGGCCGGGTCGTCCATTCCCGTGGACGGCGTGGTGGCCGAGGGCGAGGCCATGGTCAACCAGACCTCCATGACCGGCGAGCCGCTGGCCGTGGCCCGGCGCGCCGGGGCATCGGTCTACGCGGGCACGGTGGTGGAGGAAGGGCGGCTGGACATTCGGCCCACCGGCGTGGGGTCTGCAACGCGCATCAACCAGATCGTGGGCTTCATTGAGCGATCCGAGGCCCTGAAGGCAAACGTGCAGGGCAAGGCGGAACGCCTGGCCGACGCCATCGTGCCGTACAGTTTCCTGTTAGCGGGCGGGGTGTGGGCAGTCACCCGCGACGTGGCCCGCGCCGCGTCGGTGCTGTTGGTGGACTATTCGTGCGCCATCCGCCTGGCCACGCCCCTGGCCATCCTGACCGGCATGCGCGAAGGTGCCCGCCACGGCGTGCTCATCAAGGGTGGCCGGTTCATCGAGGGGCTGGCGGGCGCGGATACCGTGGTCTTCGACAAGACGGGCACCCTCACCGAGGCGCGTCCCCGCGTGGCCGAGGTCATCTCGCTGAACGGGCATGGCCGCGACGACGTGCTGCGCCTGGCCGCCTGCCTTGAAGAGCATTTTCCCCATCCCGTGGCCCGCGCCGTGGTGCGCAAGGCCGAACAGGAAGCGTTGGACCACCAGGAAGAACACGCCGAGGTCGAATACGTGGTGGCCCACGGCATCGCCTCGCGCCTGCGCGGCAAGCGCGTGCTGGTGGGCAGCCGCCACTTCGTCCACGAGGACGAAGGCGTGCCCCTGGACGAATTCCTGCCGGTGGTCAACGAATGGGCCGCCAAGGGCTATTCCATCCTGCACCTGGCCATCGGCGGCAAACTGGCGGGCATCTTGTGCATTGAAGACCCGTTGCGGACAGAGGCCGCCGAGGTGGTGCGCGGCCTGCGCGAACAGGGTGTGAAACGCATCGTCATGCTGACCGGCGACGGGCCGGTGACGGCGGCTGCGGTGGCCAACGCCGTGGGCGTGGACGAATGGCGCGCCCAGGTGCTGCCCGCCGACAAGGCCGACATCGTGCGGCAGTTGCAGGCCGAGGGCGGCAAGGTGGTCATGGTGGGCGACGGCATCAACGATTCGCCTGCCCTGTCCGCCGCCGACGTGGGCGTGTCCCTGCGCGACGGGGCCGACCTTGCCCGCGAGGTGGCCGACGTGGTGCTTTCCGGCAACGACCTTGCGGAACTGCTGGTGGCGCGCCACCTGGCAAAGGCAACCCTGCGGCGCATCCACCTGAACTTCGGGTCCATCATGGGGCTGAATTCGGCCTTCATGGCCCTTGGCCTGGTGGGCCGGGCGCAACCCGGCATGCTGGCCCTGCTGCACAACCTGACCACCGTGGGCGTGGCCCTGAACGCCATGCGGCCCATGCTGGGCAATGGCGCGGCGGAAGGGCGGCGCGGCGCGGATCGCAAGCCGGGCGTGATGGCATTGCCCGTTGGCATGACCGGCGAGGCAGCTGCCGATCCGGTTGCCGCAGCGGTTTCGCCCGCCGCACGGGTTGCGGCGGGGGTGGCCGGTGCTGGTGCCGCCGTCAGGGCCGCGCTGAAGGCCACCGCGCAGGGCGCTGCCAAGGCGGTGGGTTCCATGACGCGCAAGGCCCGGGCGGCTGGTGAGACGGACATCGCCACGCAGGGCAAGGATCCCGACAAGGCCCCGGCCAAGGCTCCGGTCAAGACTGGAAAACCGGCGAAGGCTGGCAAGCAGGGCAAGGCCGCCGGAGCGGCGAACGCCGCGCGGGCCAAGGCTGCGGGGGCCGCAGACGCCACTGCCACCGCCGTGGCAACGGCAGAGGTGAAGACCGCGCCGGAACGCTCCGGCAAGTCCGGCGTCAAGGCCACGAAATCCGCCAAGCCCGCCAAGTCGGCCAAGACCACAACGCCCAGGACCACAAAGCCCGGGACCGTCAAGGGCGGAACCAAGGCCACCGGCAAGGCTGCCCGCAAGGCCAGCGGTTCCGGCTCGGCATAACGGACGCATCCGCAGCAGGGCCGCGCCCGGCGCGGCAAGGAGAGGTGGATCATGATCAGCAGCTTCATCGACGGCAGGGTGCGCATCCGGTGCGATGCGCTGCGCAATCCGGAGGCGGCCGCCGCCATCGAAGGCACCCTGCGCGAAACGCCGGGCGTGCTTTCCGCCACGGCCAACCCGCGCACCGGCGGCCTGCTGGTGGAGTACGACCCGGACGCCGTGACCCAGGAACAGTTGCTGGAAGCGGCCAAGATGCTGGAAGCCTTTGCGGCGCAGGAACCGGCGGCCCCGAAGAAATCGTGTTGCTGCCGCCGCCTGACCAAGGCCGAGGCCATGCGCATCTCCAAGCGGGGCATGGCCGGATCACTGGCGGCGCTGGTGCTGTTCGGGCTGGCCGGGCGCGAGCGGGCGCATATCGTGGCGGGCGGGCTGTTCCTGGCCTTCAACGCTTACCATCTGTACGCATATCGCAAGCGCGTGATGGCCTGATCGGGTTGGTTTTTCCGCTCATTGGTGACGAACGGAAAGCCTGATTTGGCCGCAGCCGCTACGGCTTGCACACCTTGCAGGGGCGAAAGCCTGCGTCAAGGGCTGCTTTGCGCGTGGTGAACACCGCCGTGCAGGCCTTGCACGCGTAGTAGGTGCAGCCCTGGCGGTGGAAGATGCGCGACTGCACGTTGCCGTGGTAGGCGGCATTCTGTGCGGCCTGTGTGGGCTGTGCGGAAAGGACGGCTACCGTCAGGACCAGCGTCGGGGGCAGCGCCAGCAGCAG
This DNA window, taken from Nitratidesulfovibrio sp., encodes the following:
- a CDS encoding response regulator, encoding MDPRPSSERIPAILVVDDDPVARTAMCGYLRDAGYAVREAGGGADALALFDERGADAVLLDWRMPGKSGAEVLPCIAAQDPTVPVIVVSGTSEVRELARALRLGAWDFVIKPIEDMAVLDRALVRCLLRAELLREQGRRRETLEGLVRRRTEDLEDANRRLRREIAERREFERALAESEERFRQLMENTSEVFWVRDLASDRLLYLSPAYETVWGRPVQDAMRGDGPRLGTVHPDDRNAVETAMAGIATSATPVDAEFRIVRPGGEVRWVHARAFPVRDGDGNVYRVAGVAEDVTARRKAEEDIRASLREKEILLREVHHRVKNNLQLIVSLLNLQAAYADGAADRERFIESRNRVASMALAHEELYRANDLASVNVADYVERLARKLVQASVDAEVALALDLPPLYLPVSAAIPCGLILNELVTNAIKHAFPGRDAGRIAIAARREGRQVEVRVTDDGVGLPEGFDPAGGATLGMQLVGSLVAQLGGRLEVASGPAGASFVVRFEENEAEPYGTEAPGAPDTQGVPGGADARDPLRAWSGLAGEFIGPDTE
- a CDS encoding heavy metal translocating P-type ATPase, producing the protein MDYRIAHELPGRLRLRCAPGSFSQDRAQDLVARIVAVDGVAEAHATATTGSVLVRYARPAARGEVLAVVDGFVAGGAARRTPGRKAEASEHPGGARASADRSPEKPGGKSDAKGGRGKGRAAGMSAGPSSGNVGPAAVAARKARGPMGAHLPPGAPGMAGLHGMALDGAALSAGAPGVAGLGGLNGLAMAGAAPGAGGLIRYLILRPFLPRIVRMVSAFFRALPFLLKGGRSLASGRLNVDVLDAAALGISLVRGDFRSVGLITALFAVGEFLEEWTRKKSRESLAESLAIDVDTVWVKRGEAEVQVPLSALADDDLVVVRAGSSIPVDGVVAEGEAMVNQTSMTGEPLAVARRAGASVYAGTVVEEGRLDIRPTGVGSATRINQIVGFIERSEALKANVQGKAERLADAIVPYSFLLAGGVWAVTRDVARAASVLLVDYSCAIRLATPLAILTGMREGARHGVLIKGGRFIEGLAGADTVVFDKTGTLTEARPRVAEVISLNGHGRDDVLRLAACLEEHFPHPVARAVVRKAEQEALDHQEEHAEVEYVVAHGIASRLRGKRVLVGSRHFVHEDEGVPLDEFLPVVNEWAAKGYSILHLAIGGKLAGILCIEDPLRTEAAEVVRGLREQGVKRIVMLTGDGPVTAAAVANAVGVDEWRAQVLPADKADIVRQLQAEGGKVVMVGDGINDSPALSAADVGVSLRDGADLAREVADVVLSGNDLAELLVARHLAKATLRRIHLNFGSIMGLNSAFMALGLVGRAQPGMLALLHNLTTVGVALNAMRPMLGNGAAEGRRGADRKPGVMALPVGMTGEAAADPVAAAVSPAARVAAGVAGAGAAVRAALKATAQGAAKAVGSMTRKARAAGETDIATQGKDPDKAPAKAPVKTGKPAKAGKQGKAAGAANAARAKAAGAADATATAVATAEVKTAPERSGKSGVKATKSAKPAKSAKTTTPRTTKPGTVKGGTKATGKAARKASGSGSA
- a CDS encoding HMA2 domain-containing protein, producing MISSFIDGRVRIRCDALRNPEAAAAIEGTLRETPGVLSATANPRTGGLLVEYDPDAVTQEQLLEAAKMLEAFAAQEPAAPKKSCCCRRLTKAEAMRISKRGMAGSLAALVLFGLAGRERAHIVAGGLFLAFNAYHLYAYRKRVMA
- a CDS encoding Ada metal-binding domain-containing protein; its protein translation is MHRTPSRIRSGPCPFAVRAAAAVLLTLLLALPPTLVLTVAVLSAQPTQAAQNAAYHGNVQSRIFHRQGCTYYACKACTAVFTTRKAALDAGFRPCKVCKP